The following is a genomic window from Pan paniscus chromosome 6, NHGRI_mPanPan1-v2.0_pri, whole genome shotgun sequence.
CACTGGTGTGCTCCTTCTTGTCATCCATTCTTGACATGTACATGGCTACAGCTACAGGAAGGTAGAAGGAGTAGAAAGCTGTCTTGTACTTGACAACAGATTTGTGCCTTTTTTCTGTGCATCTGTGAAGATCCATATTGCCCTGGGGGGTTGTGATGAGGTCGAGGGTCTGCCCAATCTCAGTCTGATAAGAATTCTGCTGGAAGAGCTCCATCAGGTTCAGGTAATAGGGCTGCTCCCGGCAATACAGCTTCGGCAGGCAGTAGATACATGCTTCCAGAAGGATAGCATCATTGATGGTATCCAAACCCATGCCCAGCTTCTGATACCAGGAGATCTGTCCCTGGCAGGTAAGGGATGAATCCATAATGTCATCTGCCACCAGGAAGAAAGCTTGCAGCAGTTCCGCATACCAGCCCACAGTCAGTGCCCACTGGAGACTATCAGCATCCTGTTTCCTCGGCTCCACCAGCTCCCGGAACGCTACTAGCACCATCAAACCTCGGTGATACTTGCCTCCAATGGCATTGTACTCCAGGACCTCCTTGAGCCGGGCAGTAGCATCTCCTGTCTCTGGGTGCCCCATCTCATCCTCAGTCAGCACCCTAACGATCTGGGAGTAGTGCTGAACGAAATCCTGCTTTTCTTGGGCATAAACATCTGATGTCTGGTTTCcattcgttcttttttttttttttttttgagacagagtcttgctctgtcgcccaggctggagtgcagtggtgcgatcttggctcactgcaaactccacttcctgggttcacgccattctcctgcctcagcctccctagtagccgggactacaggcacccgccaccgcgcctggctaattttttgtatttttagtagagacagggtttcaccatgttagccacgatggtctcgatctcctgacctcgtgatccgcccgccttggcctcccaaagtgctgggattacaggtgtgagccaccgcgcccagcctggtttCCATTCATTCTGAGGGAGGAGCAAAGGGCTGTGTTCCTGGATGCGGGTTCCTGCTtggctgttatttctttttttttttaaagagacaggatctcgctctgttgcccaggttggagtgtagtggcacgatcatagctcactgcaactttgaacccctgggctcaaagcagtccttctgccttagccagtcaaagtgctgggatcacaaggtgtgagccactgcaccaggcctgctATTACTGTTACCATTACACATCCACTGCTGCCCCCATTACTCCCCTACTTTGCCCTCTGGGTAGGCGGGTAAACCAGGGCTCCACCTTCTGACTGGCTGCAGGTGGTCAGATTGCTCTTGGCCACCCAGGAGCCAGTGGGTTCTTGGTTCTGGAGAAGCTGGTTGACCACAAGGGAATTGTAGGTTACTGGGGCCGGCACCATGGGTGCCCTTTGGAAGGTTCTGCTCTGACCTATCCCTGGAGGCCCCAGCCAGAAGAGTTGTCACTTCCCTTCCGGCCACCCACTGTGCAAGAGACAAATCACATGCTAGTTTCGTGCCATCTTCCAGTAAGATGTGGGAGGCACTGGCCTGAGTGATCCCTTTTCAAGCAAAGCCCCATCTCGCCGTGCTCACAGGACTACTGTCATAGGAACATGGATGGTTTGTTCTTCCATTTTTGTGGAGCTCGGGGATGGCGGGATGTGTCTGTTGTCAGGGAGGTGCCATGGTAAGTTGACAGGGCCTGATATTAGTGAAACTACACTGGGATAGCAGCAGCCATTTAAAGTAATAATGGTAAGACACAGCGGTGGTGGTGGTTTGGTTTATATTTATGaccttttaaaagtgtttggcatttTAAGggaggtttgttttttgttttgttttttgaggctcatgttgcccaggctggagtgcaatggtgcagttctcggctcactgcaacctccgcctcctgggttcaggggattctcctgcctcagcctcccaggtagctgggattacaggtgcatgccaccatgcccagctaatttttgtatttttagtagagacgggatttcaccatgttggccaggctggtctcatactcctgacctcagatgatccgcccccctcagccttccaaagtgctggggattacaggcatgagccactgcacctggccaggagagTTTTTTTCTGATAATAGAAGTAATACTTTCTCactttagaaaatgtgaaaagttcAGATATATAAGGAAGTCAAACAAAACGTCTCCTatatatgaagaagaaaagaagcaagtttaaaaaaaaaagaaaaaaaaaaggtcttctaTCATTTCTCCACTCAAAGACAGCTGTTAACATTTTATTGACTTCTATGGAGTTTGCCCTATGCTTCTGTTTTATGTAATAGAGACAGTGCTGTAGTGAATAGCTTCACGTCAAAATTTTTCTATAACTTTCTGAAGTTAGAGTCTTAATTATTGGATCAAAGGAAGTGAACATTTTTAAACCTCTTGATATATATATTaccaaattg
Proteins encoded in this region:
- the LOC129398167 gene encoding farnesyl pyrophosphate synthase-like — protein: MGHPETGDATARLKEVLEYNAIGGKYHRGLMVLVAFRELVEPRKQDADSLQWALTVGWYAELLQAFFLVADDIMDSSLTCQGQISWYQKLGMGLDTINDAILLEACIYCLPKLYCREQPYYLNLMELFQQNSYQTEIGQTLDLITTPQGNMDLHRCTEKRHKSVVKYKTAFYSFYLPVAVAMYMSRMDDKKEHTSAKKILLEIQEFFQIQDDYLDFFGDPSVTGRVGNDFQDNKCSWLVVQCLLQATPEQYQILKENYRQKEAEKVARVKALYEELDLPAVFLQYEKDSYSHVMGLIE